The proteins below are encoded in one region of Methanosarcina barkeri 3:
- a CDS encoding ABC transporter permease yields MIKFAQAARIASGSIGSAKLRSVLTTLGIVIGIAAVVVNASLGASFNQFFTDEISSVGSNFIIAASEQPNLFFDNEYNIMKNTPGISGVSPRKSMSGDLTYLSETKNVNTAGVNKDFQEIQGLQMEEGTFLTDKDSAAAVLGYDIANDKFSKNISHRSTVEIAFRQENGTVVKKSFKVKGILKNSKPTVVSEDSDYDLTVFIPVSTMNEMIGEKDYGAFLAMAESPAKVRDISDEVDSRLARNFGVPERDIDEEDLKPYYVFNQEEVLEQTGKIGDALSSFLLVLALISLFVGSIGIMNIMLVTVTERTREIGIMKSVGYSNSNILSLFLLESIMVSSFGGIVGTIIGSLGAYALEITLKLPPVFPLTLIEIGIAVSVLVGITAGLYPARKAARMNPVDALRYE; encoded by the coding sequence ATGATAAAATTTGCACAGGCAGCTCGTATAGCATCTGGGAGTATAGGAAGTGCTAAGCTAAGGTCTGTACTTACAACATTGGGGATAGTAATTGGCATAGCTGCAGTAGTTGTTAACGCATCTCTTGGTGCCAGTTTTAACCAGTTTTTTACTGACGAGATATCTTCTGTAGGCTCTAACTTTATTATCGCAGCTAGTGAGCAGCCAAATCTCTTCTTTGATAACGAGTACAATATAATGAAGAATACACCGGGAATTTCCGGCGTATCTCCAAGAAAATCGATGAGTGGGGATCTCACGTATCTTTCTGAAACTAAAAATGTGAATACTGCAGGAGTTAACAAAGATTTTCAAGAAATCCAGGGACTGCAAATGGAAGAGGGCACTTTTCTGACAGATAAAGATAGCGCTGCGGCTGTTCTTGGATACGATATTGCAAATGACAAGTTCAGTAAGAATATTTCCCACAGGAGCACTGTAGAGATCGCTTTTCGACAGGAGAACGGTACGGTTGTAAAGAAGAGTTTTAAGGTAAAAGGAATATTGAAAAATTCCAAGCCAACTGTTGTGAGTGAGGACAGTGACTATGATTTGACAGTCTTCATTCCCGTTTCTACTATGAATGAGATGATCGGGGAAAAAGATTATGGAGCTTTCCTTGCAATGGCAGAAAGTCCTGCAAAAGTTCGTGACATTTCAGATGAAGTCGATAGCAGATTAGCCAGAAATTTCGGAGTGCCGGAAAGAGATATTGATGAAGAGGATTTAAAACCCTATTACGTCTTTAATCAGGAGGAAGTTCTTGAGCAGACTGGAAAAATAGGGGATGCTTTGAGTTCTTTCCTGCTTGTTCTTGCCTTAATATCTCTCTTTGTGGGCTCCATAGGAATTATGAATATTATGCTTGTGACCGTAACTGAAAGAACTAGAGAAATAGGGATAATGAAATCTGTAGGCTATAGCAACTCCAATATTCTATCTCTTTTCTTGCTAGAATCTATAATGGTCAGTTCCTTTGGAGGAATTGTAGGCACTATAATCGGTAGTCTGGGAGCTTATGCTCTTGAAATTACTCTTAAACTTCCTCCTGTATTTCCCTTAACATTGATCGAAATAGGGATTGCAGTTTCGGTTCTTGTTGGGATAACTGCTGGTTTATATCCTGCAAGAAAAGCTGCACGCATGAATCCTGTGGACGCTTTAAGATATGAATGA